In a genomic window of Methanorbis rubei:
- a CDS encoding cache domain-containing protein has translation MNRKIVIGLEVALLAVVAVFSAACILPESDEAFEQKYAKQMEATRSLADSMTKIQLSYLDMIQPGAERIAGDPDNTTQTTAILSEIYSSMPSFSVVAFVNETGHVTTVFPANYRDIVIGNWTDHLNRYHTDQTITFDKFNLRNHSVPGIVIHSGPETTGYVTALIDTSHYFGEVRSEYADAADWQYWLVADDGFILHSPYSELSGKNMRDLNTPDRAGLYRVFGQALGNTSGMAVYTGYSYSDLKPMNYVVTWDTVPIGHTGDQKLLVMITAKQNSRQNLVRAVPSTDQTLEEFVHSALIFVDEVGKDAALAEFSDPNGRFTTQEYSIFAFDRNKTMLADAYDHSLLGNPISYAVDSNGVEAGDLIHKRAMQGGGYVAYLYPNPAENMTEQLKLSYIVQVDDDWYIAAGSFGNYSNLHVPAEVRENITSYLRSVQTYAQSVDKDTAIATLNDPVGSYAPRNNMRFFAMDYNGTTLADPQYPQFVGENYLGMTDILGGSITRDAIILAKDGGGKQYVYTPKETTGGAYELRLEYILPAGDDWLILGAVTIA, from the coding sequence ATGAATCGGAAAATTGTTATTGGACTTGAAGTTGCCCTCCTCGCAGTTGTCGCGGTATTTTCTGCCGCCTGCATTCTGCCGGAGAGTGATGAGGCATTCGAACAAAAGTATGCGAAGCAGATGGAAGCTACCCGTTCTCTTGCCGACTCCATGACAAAAATTCAGCTGTCGTATCTGGATATGATCCAACCGGGTGCCGAGCGCATTGCAGGCGACCCGGATAACACGACTCAGACAACTGCTATTCTTTCAGAAATTTACTCATCCATGCCTTCTTTCAGCGTTGTGGCGTTCGTGAACGAGACCGGTCATGTGACCACGGTTTTTCCGGCAAACTACCGCGACATCGTGATTGGCAACTGGACAGATCATTTGAACAGGTACCATACCGACCAGACAATCACATTTGATAAATTCAATCTCAGAAATCATTCGGTGCCGGGAATTGTGATTCATTCAGGGCCGGAAACCACGGGCTATGTCACCGCACTGATTGATACTTCCCATTACTTTGGAGAGGTCAGATCTGAGTATGCGGACGCGGCTGACTGGCAGTACTGGCTGGTCGCTGATGACGGATTTATCCTCCACAGTCCGTACTCGGAGTTGTCCGGCAAAAACATGCGTGATCTGAACACGCCCGACAGGGCAGGGCTGTATCGTGTGTTTGGACAAGCTCTTGGAAACACCTCGGGCATGGCTGTTTACACCGGCTACAGCTACAGTGATCTCAAACCGATGAACTATGTGGTCACTTGGGATACGGTTCCAATCGGTCACACCGGCGATCAGAAATTGCTTGTGATGATCACTGCCAAACAGAACAGCAGGCAAAACTTGGTCCGTGCGGTGCCGTCAACCGATCAGACGCTGGAAGAGTTTGTCCACTCAGCACTGATTTTTGTCGATGAAGTCGGTAAAGACGCAGCTCTCGCCGAATTTTCCGATCCGAACGGTCGGTTCACGACACAGGAGTACAGCATCTTCGCCTTTGACCGCAACAAAACCATGCTTGCCGATGCCTATGATCACTCTCTCCTCGGAAATCCGATCAGCTATGCTGTTGACAGCAACGGCGTTGAAGCAGGAGATCTCATCCACAAACGGGCGATGCAGGGCGGAGGATACGTTGCGTATCTGTATCCAAATCCTGCCGAGAACATGACTGAGCAGCTGAAGCTGAGTTATATTGTACAAGTGGATGATGACTGGTACATCGCAGCAGGTTCCTTTGGCAACTACTCCAACCTGCACGTCCCAGCCGAGGTCCGGGAAAACATCACCAGTTATCTCCGGTCGGTTCAGACCTATGCTCAGTCGGTCGATAAAGATACGGCGATTGCAACGCTCAATGATCCTGTCGGTTCGTATGCTCCGAGGAACAACATGAGGTTTTTTGCGATGGATTATAACGGAACCACTCTTGCAGATCCCCAATATCCCCAGTTTGTCGGTGAAAATTATCTGGGTATGACAGATATTCTCGGCGGCTCCATCACTAGAGACGCAATTATTCTTGCAAAGGATGGGGGAGGCAAACAGTATGTCTACACGCCCAAAGAGACCACTGGAGGAGCATATGAACTCAGGCTGGAGTATATTCTTCCTGCTGGTGACGACTGGCTGATTCTTGGTGCGGTTACGATCGCGTAA